The Verrucomicrobiia bacterium genome segment ATCCTCAATGGGCACCGTGACCGTCCCTTGACCGAACTGGGCAGGGAGCAGGCGCGTACCGTTGCGAAAAAGCTCAAGGACAACGGCATCCAAGTCATTTATTCGTCACCTCTGAAGCGTGCCCACGAAACGGCGCAAATCATAGGGAGTCTCCTTGGCTTGCCAGTGACGGTCCTGCCAGACCTTATCGAACGGGATTTTGGCTGCATGACAGGACGCCCCGTTGCCTGCATTGAGGACCTTCCGGCACACGCCATCCTCCCTACGGACGGCGTGACGTACTTCCTAGAGGCGGAAGGTTCAGAAGACTTTCCCACCCTCTTGGAGCGCGGGAAGCGGGTCCTTGCTTGGGTCCAAGCAAAGCATCCCGAGGAGCATGTCCTCTTGGTTGCGCACGGTGACATTGGCAAGATGATCCGCGCCGCCTTCCACGGTTGGGAATGGCTTGATGGGTTGAAAACGCCCTATTTAGACAACACGGGGGTGTTAGAGCTGAAGCCCGGAGCGGACGTTCTGGAGTAGGGAATTACTTGCGGCCTGCACTTGTATGCAGGCCGTTTTCTTTTACAGAAGCCT includes the following:
- a CDS encoding histidine phosphatase family protein, which produces MPADIYLVRHGQNEDNIEGILNGHRDRPLTELGREQARTVAKKLKDNGIQVIYSSPLKRAHETAQIIGSLLGLPVTVLPDLIERDFGCMTGRPVACIEDLPAHAILPTDGVTYFLEAEGSEDFPTLLERGKRVLAWVQAKHPEEHVLLVAHGDIGKMIRAAFHGWEWLDGLKTPYLDNTGVLELKPGADVLE